One stretch of Dissulfurimicrobium hydrothermale DNA includes these proteins:
- a CDS encoding MlaE family ABC transporter permease translates to MTIFSKLGSSIIGFLDYAGRMGIFLFYCLISVIVPPYKIRPIIQQIYFIGASSVFVILFTGAFTGMVLGLQGYYSLRQFGSEGALGSAVGLSLVRELGPVLTALMVTGRAGSAICAEIGIMRNSEQIDALECMAIDPYKFIIAPKLVAAIICIPLLTSLFDCIGIIGGFAVGVDLLGVNEGAYFYGLYKSVVWQDVHMGIIKSLAFAVIIIWICAAKGFYLHLDRLGFGAEGVSRATTQAVVLSSVAILVFDYLITAILL, encoded by the coding sequence ATGACGATTTTTTCAAAGCTGGGTAGCTCGATTATAGGCTTTCTTGATTATGCAGGCAGGATGGGAATTTTTCTCTTTTACTGCCTTATAAGCGTAATTGTGCCTCCATATAAAATACGCCCCATAATACAACAAATATATTTTATCGGAGCAAGCTCAGTATTCGTCATACTGTTCACAGGGGCGTTCACAGGCATGGTGCTTGGACTTCAAGGTTATTATAGCCTGCGTCAGTTTGGTTCAGAAGGCGCCCTCGGATCAGCCGTCGGATTGAGCTTGGTCAGGGAGCTTGGTCCTGTATTGACGGCCCTGATGGTTACAGGCAGGGCTGGTTCGGCGATTTGCGCCGAGATCGGAATCATGCGTAATTCCGAACAGATCGACGCCCTTGAATGCATGGCGATCGATCCGTATAAATTCATCATTGCCCCTAAGCTTGTTGCTGCAATTATCTGTATACCCCTTCTTACAAGTCTTTTTGATTGCATAGGCATAATAGGTGGTTTTGCGGTAGGGGTGGATCTCTTGGGGGTAAACGAGGGTGCTTATTTTTATGGTTTATACAAAAGCGTTGTATGGCAGGATGTACATATGGGCATTATAAAGTCCTTGGCCTTTGCCGTAATCATCATCTGGATATGCGCCGCAAAGGGTTTTTATCTCCATCTTGATCGCCTGGGCTTTGGCGCAGAAGGCGTAAGCCGAGCCACCACACAAGCCGTAGTACTTTCATCCGTAGCCATCCTTGTCTTTGACTATCTAATTACGGCTATTCTGCTTTAA
- a CDS encoding ABC transporter ATP-binding protein, whose translation MAKESRRIVIELRDVRKTFGNQTVLNGVNLSIVEGKTTVIVGASGQGKSVIIKHMLGLLRADVGEVLIYGKDIGKMKQKELKETRANFGVLFQGAALFDSMTVYDNVALPLRERTKLSERHIKDKVHEKLALMDLEGMDMKFPAQLSGGMKKRVGLARALILDPKIMFLDEPTTGLDVKRSKEIYRLIQSTQARLGFTAIIVSHDAPKIFKLADYIALIAEGKIQGCLPPEGFQLSRNSYIKGFVEETMGNIYSSGDSFYESDQN comes from the coding sequence ATGGCGAAAGAATCAAGACGGATTGTAATAGAACTTAGGGATGTCAGAAAGACATTCGGCAATCAGACGGTACTGAATGGAGTAAATCTTTCGATAGTTGAAGGAAAGACAACCGTTATCGTCGGTGCAAGTGGCCAAGGCAAGTCCGTGATAATTAAACATATGCTAGGGCTTTTGCGCGCCGATGTCGGTGAAGTTCTCATATATGGGAAAGATATTGGCAAAATGAAACAAAAAGAGCTAAAGGAGACGCGCGCAAATTTTGGTGTACTATTTCAAGGTGCCGCGCTCTTCGACTCCATGACCGTTTATGACAACGTCGCATTGCCGCTTCGCGAACGGACCAAGCTCTCTGAAAGACATATCAAAGACAAAGTGCATGAAAAATTGGCACTTATGGATCTCGAGGGGATGGACATGAAATTCCCGGCCCAGTTAAGCGGCGGGATGAAAAAGAGAGTAGGACTGGCGCGCGCCCTGATTCTCGATCCAAAAATTATGTTTCTTGATGAACCTACAACCGGTCTTGATGTCAAAAGGAGCAAAGAGATATACCGACTCATACAGAGCACGCAGGCAAGGCTTGGCTTCACCGCCATCATTGTAAGCCATGATGCACCCAAGATATTCAAGCTGGCAGACTATATCGCCTTGATTGCAGAGGGAAAGATACAGGGATGCTTGCCGCCTGAGGGCTTTCAGCTGTCTCGGAACAGTTATATAAAGGGTTTTGTAGAGGAGACGATGGGCAATATTTATTCTTCAGGGGATTCCTTTTATGAATCGGATCAAAATTGA